A single window of Leptospira koniambonensis DNA harbors:
- a CDS encoding type II secretion system-associated lipoprotein produces the protein MVRFLAFLLALFTIQCGARLIKKEKLFEINEHYQDKIYSLKKDTKVSMTETYKKGMLVRIYVESTPSLIKVKCFPADQKREHAIGRLIAYQVNEDIEKKTISIEDLDKIVANELTEYKKKK, from the coding sequence ATGGTGCGATTCCTCGCTTTTTTATTGGCTCTATTTACCATACAGTGCGGGGCCAGACTGATTAAAAAAGAGAAGTTATTCGAGATCAACGAACACTACCAAGATAAGATATACAGCCTTAAAAAAGACACAAAAGTCTCCATGACCGAAACTTATAAGAAGGGAATGTTGGTCCGAATCTATGTCGAATCGACTCCTTCCCTGATTAAAGTAAAATGTTTCCCTGCGGACCAGAAAAGGGAACATGCTATCGGCAGGCTGATCGCCTATCAGGTGAACGAAGATATAGAGAAAAAGACCATCAGTATAGAGGATTTGGATAAGATCGTTGCAAATGAGCTCACGGAATATAAAAAGAAAAAGTAG
- a CDS encoding M23 family metallopeptidase encodes MSSRNIKRKSSRRSPIGSRRHPDAADIKYVKRTILCLPIITAMVASALSADPLKNYENAISDYANKDSSFFTDKEERKIKQLFSQSPEEWEEDKYSSLSYHKDKSNLELPSFISINPIVSSKIVSQSGFIIKSYIVKPKDTLFRIAKSLKTTAAKISEANGLNKGSVLKVGQSLSVPVKVGNASRQKIEYKRVFITPVLGARFSSRYGKRKDPFHTGGGGYHTGIDMAGPQGAPILASADGVVSFAGVNGGYGNSVIVDHPNGYRTMYAHCAKITVEEGTKVKAGTVIGAVGRTGSATGSHLHFEVFYNGKRINPEVALRKTLKIVTNLDPGKVAKL; translated from the coding sequence ATGAGCTCACGGAATATAAAAAGAAAAAGTAGCCGTCGTTCCCCCATAGGTTCAAGAAGGCATCCTGATGCGGCCGATATTAAATATGTGAAACGGACGATTCTTTGCCTTCCCATTATAACCGCCATGGTGGCTTCGGCTTTATCGGCCGATCCTCTTAAAAATTACGAAAACGCGATCAGCGATTACGCGAATAAAGATTCTTCTTTCTTCACAGATAAAGAAGAACGTAAAATCAAACAATTATTCTCCCAATCCCCGGAAGAGTGGGAAGAAGATAAATATTCTTCTCTAAGCTATCATAAGGATAAATCCAATCTGGAACTTCCTTCTTTTATTAGCATCAATCCAATTGTTTCCTCAAAGATCGTTAGCCAAAGCGGCTTCATTATAAAATCCTATATCGTAAAACCTAAGGACACTTTATTCAGGATCGCTAAATCCTTGAAGACCACTGCTGCTAAAATTTCAGAAGCAAATGGTTTAAATAAAGGTTCAGTTCTAAAAGTAGGACAAAGCTTAAGTGTTCCTGTAAAAGTAGGGAATGCTTCTCGCCAAAAGATAGAATACAAAAGAGTATTCATCACTCCAGTTTTAGGTGCTAGATTTTCTTCCAGATACGGTAAAAGAAAAGATCCATTCCACACGGGTGGAGGTGGTTACCATACAGGTATTGATATGGCTGGCCCTCAAGGAGCACCAATACTCGCTTCCGCAGATGGTGTTGTAAGTTTTGCCGGAGTGAATGGCGGTTATGGAAACTCAGTCATCGTAGATCATCCAAACGGTTATAGAACCATGTATGCGCATTGCGCTAAAATTACAGTGGAAGAGGGAACGAAAGTGAAAGCTGGCACGGTCATAGGTGCCGTAGGTCGTACAGGCTCCGCCACAGGTTCCCATCTCCATTTCGAGGTGTTCTATAACGGAAAAAGGATAAACCCTGAGGTGGCGCTTAGGAAGACCTTAAAAATTGTTACTAACCTGGACCCAGGCAAAGTAGCAAAACTTTAA
- a CDS encoding general secretion pathway protein GspC: MNAIFIEFRKHTFYVLIPVVIFFSFSLAYLCRGILLLFLTPNVQTGSSTSAPRRPVSENPITIEMSKEMVTGSLFRGSLAPPPGETPAGVDGTPGAPPDTGEGEEMRVTGTLSGHWSFARVTILEKGKQNAEEFAMGEAVGGYKVKSILLNHVVLEKGGQSLKVEIGQTPGEARAKLGAQADSPSGPPAADTVRKILSRQDVNRKLANVAELYKGKFGPYLENNTIAGYKIYSIGSDHIFYSLGARTGDVVRRVNGMPLNDTVKMMEIWNSLKTADKVSVDIERMGKVLSYEFIIRN; this comes from the coding sequence ATGAACGCAATTTTTATCGAATTCAGAAAACATACATTCTATGTTCTGATCCCTGTCGTGATATTTTTTTCCTTCTCTCTGGCATATCTTTGTAGAGGGATACTTCTACTTTTTCTGACCCCGAATGTGCAAACAGGTTCCTCCACTTCAGCACCCAGAAGACCTGTTTCAGAAAATCCTATCACGATCGAAATGTCCAAGGAGATGGTGACCGGTTCTTTATTTAGAGGAAGTTTAGCTCCTCCTCCTGGGGAAACTCCTGCAGGTGTAGACGGAACTCCTGGAGCTCCTCCAGATACTGGAGAAGGTGAAGAAATGAGAGTCACCGGAACCTTAAGCGGTCACTGGAGTTTTGCCAGAGTTACTATTTTAGAAAAAGGGAAACAAAACGCGGAAGAATTCGCAATGGGAGAAGCTGTCGGCGGATACAAGGTAAAGTCCATTCTTCTCAACCATGTTGTTTTAGAAAAAGGGGGCCAATCTCTCAAAGTGGAGATAGGCCAAACACCAGGAGAAGCCAGGGCTAAATTAGGAGCCCAGGCCGATTCTCCTAGTGGACCACCTGCAGCAGATACAGTTCGTAAAATTCTGTCCAGACAGGACGTGAATAGGAAATTAGCGAACGTAGCTGAACTTTATAAGGGAAAATTCGGTCCTTATTTGGAAAATAATACGATCGCCGGTTACAAAATATACAGTATTGGCAGCGATCATATTTTTTACTCTTTGGGAGCTAGGACCGGAGACGTGGTGCGACGGGTAAACGGAATGCCCTTAAACGATACGGTGAAAATGATGGAAATATGGAATTCCTTGAAAACGGCCGATAAAGTATCCGTAGACATAGAGAGAATGGGCAAGGTACTGTCCTATGAATTCATCATCCGGAATTAG